The sequence CAGGACCGGGTGGATCTGGAGCTGCGCACCGCCGCCTTTCTCACCCGCACCGCAGACGGCCTCTACGGGTTTTCCCACAAGAGCTTCCGCGAGTTCTTTTTGGCCCGGCATCTGTTGCGCGCTCTTCGCCAGGGCGTCGAGGCCCTGACCGCCGCGTTGAACACGGCCCCGCTGACGCCCGAGTGCGTCGCCTTTCTGGCCGACCTGATGATCGAAGACGGGGAGGAGATGATCGGCCTGCCGGAGATCCGAAAGTGTCTGGCCGGTCTGATCCAAGAAGGCCGACTGCTGGAGACCGACGACGGGGTGGGGTATGTCAGCCGGAGTCGACACCCCCAGCGGGAGGTGGATCTTCGCGGGGCCGGATCGGAGTTTTCCATTCACGACGTCTCGACGGGTGAGCTTATCGGAAGCATGGACCGCCATCGGGCCTGGCACGAGGCCCATCCCGGGGCTGTCTACGTCCATCAGGGACGGACCCACGTGGTTCAGGACCTGGATGTGGATTCGGCCACGATTCTCGTCGAGGCCGACGATCCGAAGCACTACACCCGGGCCCTGAGCGCCAAGACCACCCGGATCCTTCGGACCTTGGAGAGCCGGGCACTGGGTTCGACCTCGGTTCATCTCGGTCGGGTCCTGATCACCGAGCGGGTCACGGGATACGAGAAGCGCAGTACCCGGACCGGTCGGTTGGTCGGTCGGGAAGATCTGGATCTGCCGCCTCTGGAGTTCGAGACTGAGGGTCTGTGGGTCATCGTTCCCGAGGCCATCCAATCCAAACTGGAGCGGGACATGCTCCATTTCATGGGGGGCATACATGCCCTGGAGCACGCCTTGATCGCCATGATGCCCCTGTTCGTGCTCACGGACCGGAACGACCTGGGCGGAATCTCGGTTCCCTGCCACGACCAGTTGGGGCAGGCGGCCGTGTTTGTCTATGACGGGGTGCCCGGCGGCGCGGGCCTGACCAGGGCCGGGTTCGCCAAGGCCCGGGAAATTCTGGAGCACACCCTCGAGGCGGTCTCCCGCTGTCCCTGCACCTTCGGATGTCCATCCTGTGTCCATTCTCCC comes from Deltaproteobacteria bacterium and encodes:
- a CDS encoding DUF1998 domain-containing protein — translated: QDRVDLELRTAAFLTRTADGLYGFSHKSFREFFLARHLLRALRQGVEALTAALNTAPLTPECVAFLADLMIEDGEEMIGLPEIRKCLAGLIQEGRLLETDDGVGYVSRSRHPQREVDLRGAGSEFSIHDVSTGELIGSMDRHRAWHEAHPGAVYVHQGRTHVVQDLDVDSATILVEADDPKHYTRALSAKTTRILRTLESRALGSTSVHLGRVLITERVTGYEKRSTRTGRLVGREDLDLPPLEFETEGLWVIVPEAIQSKLERDMLHFMGGIHALEHALIAMMPLFVLTDRNDLGGISVPCHDQLGQAAVFVYDGVPGGAGLTRAGFAKAREILEHTLEAVSRCPCTFGCPSCVHSPRCGSGNRPLDKEAAQAIMRGMLAPGTAVQFSEVAIPENEPEIPAPSKAVSRIRFGVFDLETRHSAHEVGGWGRPEAMGVSCAVLYDSGPDRFTTYMAEDIPALVEDLRSLDLVVGFNIIRFDYRVLQGYSQFPFRDLPTLDILAKVQERLGYRLSLGHLAQYTLNAAKSADGLQALKWWKQGRIREIVEYCTQDVAVTRDLYLHGRDKGHLVFQNKAGLQVSLPVSW